A genomic region of Saccopteryx bilineata isolate mSacBil1 chromosome 1, mSacBil1_pri_phased_curated, whole genome shotgun sequence contains the following coding sequences:
- the HSPB2 gene encoding heat shock protein beta-2 isoform X1, protein MEKVQTVRVSAAALALGDPLASFPSPAHSPARTPSCPHRSRATAEGNAGEGMVVWAAGVGHTRVAGAPGPTARPSPGGGTILGGVDPAPTSNRALALLAAGGVALHLGPGPRPSTAMSGRSVPHAHPATAEYEFANPSRLGEQRFGEGLLPEEILTPTLYHGYYVRPRATRAGEGNRAGASELRLSEGKFQAFLDVSHFTPDEVTVRTVDNLLEVSARHPQRLDRHGFVSREFCRTYVLPADVDPWRVRAALSHDGILNLEAPRGGRHLDTEVNEVYISLLPAPPDLEEEEEAAKVEP, encoded by the exons ATGGAGAAGGTGCAGACTGTGAGGGTCTCGGCTGCGGCCCTGGCCCTCGGGGACCCGCTGGCCAGCTTCCCCTCCCCAGCTCACTCGCCAGCCAGGACCCCCAGCTGTCCTCACCGGTCCCGGGCGACAGCTGAAGGGAATGCTGGGGAGGGGATGGTGGTCTGGGCGGCGGGCGTTGGCCACACACGCGTGGCTGGCGCTCCGGGCCCCactgcccgcccctcccccggCGGCGGCACTATTTTGGGTGGTGTAGACCCCGCCCCCACCTCCAACCGAGCCCTGGCTCTCCTGGCAGCTGGAGGGGTCGCGCTGCACCTCGGACCAGGGCCGCGACCGTCCACAGCCATGTCTGGCCGCTCGGTGCCGCACGCCCACCCGGCCACCGCCGAGTACGAATTCGCCAACCCGAGTCGCCTGGGCGAGCAGCGCTTCGGAGAAG gcCTCCTGCCAGAAGAGATCCTGACCCCCACCCTCTACCATGGCTACTATGTCCGGCCCCGGGCCACCAGAGCTGGGGAGGGCAACAGGGCAGGGGCTTCTGAGCTCAGGCTCAGTGAGGGCAAGTTCCAGGCATTTCTGGACGTAAGCCACTTTACCCCAGATGAGGTGACCGTGAGGACTGTGGACAACTTGCTGGAGGTGTCTGCCcggcatccccagcgcctggaccgCCACGGCTTCGTGTCCCGAGAGTTCTGCCGCACCTACGTCCTGCCTGCTGATGTGGACCCCTGGCGGGTCCGCGCTGCTCTCTCTCACGATGGCATCCTTAACTTGGAGGCGCCTCGGGGTGGCCGACATTTGGACACGGAAGTCAATGAAGTCTacatctccctcctccctgcacCTCCTGAtctggaagaagaggaggaggcagccaaagttGAGCCCTGA
- the HSPB2 gene encoding heat shock protein beta-2 isoform X2, with the protein MEKVQTVRVSAAALALGDPLASFPSPAHSPARTPSCPHRSRATAEGNAGEGMVVWAAGVGHTRVAGAPGPTARPSPGGGTILGGVDPAPTSNRALALLAAGGVALHLGPGPRPSTAMSGRSVPHAHPATAEYEFANPSRLGEQRFGEDEVTVRTVDNLLEVSARHPQRLDRHGFVSREFCRTYVLPADVDPWRVRAALSHDGILNLEAPRGGRHLDTEVNEVYISLLPAPPDLEEEEEAAKVEP; encoded by the exons ATGGAGAAGGTGCAGACTGTGAGGGTCTCGGCTGCGGCCCTGGCCCTCGGGGACCCGCTGGCCAGCTTCCCCTCCCCAGCTCACTCGCCAGCCAGGACCCCCAGCTGTCCTCACCGGTCCCGGGCGACAGCTGAAGGGAATGCTGGGGAGGGGATGGTGGTCTGGGCGGCGGGCGTTGGCCACACACGCGTGGCTGGCGCTCCGGGCCCCactgcccgcccctcccccggCGGCGGCACTATTTTGGGTGGTGTAGACCCCGCCCCCACCTCCAACCGAGCCCTGGCTCTCCTGGCAGCTGGAGGGGTCGCGCTGCACCTCGGACCAGGGCCGCGACCGTCCACAGCCATGTCTGGCCGCTCGGTGCCGCACGCCCACCCGGCCACCGCCGAGTACGAATTCGCCAACCCGAGTCGCCTGGGCGAGCAGCGCTTCGGAGAAG ATGAGGTGACCGTGAGGACTGTGGACAACTTGCTGGAGGTGTCTGCCcggcatccccagcgcctggaccgCCACGGCTTCGTGTCCCGAGAGTTCTGCCGCACCTACGTCCTGCCTGCTGATGTGGACCCCTGGCGGGTCCGCGCTGCTCTCTCTCACGATGGCATCCTTAACTTGGAGGCGCCTCGGGGTGGCCGACATTTGGACACGGAAGTCAATGAAGTCTacatctccctcctccctgcacCTCCTGAtctggaagaagaggaggaggcagccaaagttGAGCCCTGA
- the CRYAB gene encoding alpha-crystallin B chain — protein sequence MDITIHHPWIRRHLFPFHSPSRLFDQFFGEHLLEPDFFPTSSSLSPFYIRPPSFLRAPSWIDTGLSEMRLEKDRFSVNLDVKHFSPEELKVKVLGDVIEVHGKHEERQDEHGFISREFHRKYRIPVDVDPLSITSSLSSDGVLSVNGPRKQASGPERTIPITREEKPAVTAAPKK from the exons ATGGACATCACCATCCACCACCCCTGGATCCGCCGCCACTTATTCCCTTTCCACTCCCCCAGCCGCCTCTTTGATCAGTTCTTTGGAGAGCACCTGTTGGAGCCTGATTTCTTTCCAACTTCTTCTTCCCTGAGCCCCTTCTACATCCGGCCACCATCATTCCTGCGGGCACCCAGCTGGATTGACACTGGACTCTCAGAG ATGCGTCTGGAGAAGGACAGATTCTCTGTTAATCTGGATGTGAAGCACTTCTCCCCAGAGGAACTGAAGGTCAAGGTGCTGGGAGATGTGATTGAGGTGCATGGCAAACATGAAGAGCGCCAA GATGAACATGGTTTCATTTCCCGGGAGTTCCACAGGAAATACCGGATCCCAGTGGATGTGGACCCTCTCAGCATTACTTCATCCCTGTCATCTGATGGGGTCCTCAGTGTGAATGGACCAAGGAAACAGGCCTCTGGCCCTGAGCGCACCATTCCCATCACTCGTGAAGAGAAGCCTGCTGTCACTGCGGCCCCCAAGAAGTAG